The Mycobacterium paragordonae DNA segment CGCGGACGGATCGAGCAACACCAACCCGGCGACTTTTTCTGGATGGCGTAAGGCGAACATCTGAGCAACCAAACCGCCCGACGACCACCCCACCACGACCGCCGGCGTGACGCAATGTAGCTGCTGGATTACTGCATCGAGATCGTCGGCCATTTCGGCAACGCTGCGTCGGGGCGGACCATCCGAACCACCACTGCCAGCGCGGTCGTAGGTCAAGACGGTGGCAAAGGAGGCAACCCACTGTTCCAAAGAACCGCCGAAAGCGTCCGTCGTTGCTTCACCTGCCCCGCCGGCTTCGAGGACCACCGTGGGTCCCTGACCAAGCACACGAGTACGGATGACTCGGTCGCCGAGGTATACCGGCGTGGTGGTTTGGGTCGGCAACTTTTTTCCACTCTCGTTCAAGGGCATGTCGCCGGTTGTCACTTTCACGCACCCGCGTTGTGCGAGAGACCGCTTGGCGCCCAGTCTAATACGACGCAGTTAGTGTCGATGATCCGGTCGGTCCAGCACATCGGCACCGTCACCGACCTTGACGTGCGCCAACTTTCACCGACCACACAGGTGCCCCCGCGCCTTTGCCGAATGCATGCGATGTCGACACGCGCGTCGGTGGCTCGCCAAACCACCGAGTCCGGATCAAACTGATCCGACCTCGGCACTGGGTGATTCAGTGACATGGACTAGCCGCCGCCGTCAGTTGCGCCCGACAGCGGATGGAATCTCCGCAGCGGTTGCTCACCCGACAAACAACCATCCATCGTTACCATCTGGCGAAACGTCACGGCGCAGGTGGGTCGGCCGCCTGTCGTTTCATTTCTTGCTGAGTCGGCACCGTCAAGCATCAGGGTCGTCGGCGCGCTGGCGCGGGTTATGGGCCGCGGACAGACGACGGAATCCGATCACTGCAGGCGCACGCTGTTATACGCGACGGACGGAGCGATGCCGAACATCTCGTGAAATGCCCGGTTGGCGTGCGAGCTGTCACTGAATCCAGCGGCGTGGGCCGCGGCGGTCAGGGTGCCCCCATGGCGGGCCACTTCCATCGTCCGGATGAGCCGCGCCCATCGCACATAGGCGGGAAATGACAGGCCGACGTCGCGGGCGAACAGACGGCCCAGCCGGTCAGCCGATAAGTTCACCGCACGCGCCACGTCGGTGAGTCGTACTGGCCCGCACAGCAGGTCAGGCAGAAGATCAATCGCCTCAAGAACGCAGGAGTGCGGTGCACCGGCACGCGACGATACCGAATCGGCACCGCAAAGTTGCTCGAGTACCGTGCTGGCTGCTAGGCAAAGATTTTGTTGCCCAGTCGGATTGGCAACCCGCCTGGCGGCTGCCAACCATGCTCGCGCATCCTCACGAGCACCAGGAGCCAACAGCGCGGCCAGCCGCCGACCAGTAGCGCTGGTGGGCTCGAGGTAGATCATCATCCCGGTAGCGGGACCGGCATCGAGAGCGTGGGAAGCGCCAGCCGGGATGACCCCGGCGATCCCCCGTGCCCTTCGGCCTTCGGCGTCGACGAAGGTGATAGCACCCGAAGTGGTTGCGGCGATCTGAACAGCGGCGTGGGCATGCATGTGCGCGGCGCCCAACTGTCCGCCGAAAATGAGGCGGCCCGGCTCGATGACCGCCGTGCCAGACCACGTCACGTACTCGAGTATCTATTAGTGCACAGCCGTGCAGGTCGACGGATCTGTACATGCCTCAGCGACGGCCGACCCTGGAGACTATTTGCATGGTCGAATGGTTGGCGCGGTACGGATACGTGCCGCTCATGCTCGTCGGAATCAACGGTGTCGCGATCGCGGTAGCCCGTACACCGTGGGCCGGCCTGTGGATGGTTGCGCTGATCACCGCGGCAATCGGTTTATCGTTTGCCATGGAGCGCGTTCTGCCCTACGCCCGGGAGTGGAATCACTCTTTTGGCGATGCGCGACGCGACGCGACACACG contains these protein-coding regions:
- a CDS encoding helix-turn-helix transcriptional regulator gives rise to the protein MTWSGTAVIEPGRLIFGGQLGAAHMHAHAAVQIAATTSGAITFVDAEGRRARGIAGVIPAGASHALDAGPATGMMIYLEPTSATGRRLAALLAPGAREDARAWLAAARRVANPTGQQNLCLAASTVLEQLCGADSVSSRAGAPHSCVLEAIDLLPDLLCGPVRLTDVARAVNLSADRLGRLFARDVGLSFPAYVRWARLIRTMEVARHGGTLTAAAHAAGFSDSSHANRAFHEMFGIAPSVAYNSVRLQ